A single Aggregatilinea lenta DNA region contains:
- a CDS encoding permease codes for MDFADTLIVFSTRFLGIFIEAAPFLLIGTLTSGLIEAFISQDDLIRIIPRNVVAASMVGGLMGFAFPVCECGVVPVTRRLYRKGLPAPVGIAFLLASPVVNPIVIASTYAAFHERAIQIVYLRVIVALVVAVLIGLLFAFQKRPDRLLRDAIPALAPAAVPGGLVLAPSLAIAGAAAGTAGSLELDGEHEPPYEHEHAHGHHASGERMKLVPGIRYALTLAGEEFFEMGRYLILGSLVAASLRIAISQDQLEALATGPVSSVLVMQALAFILSICSTADAFVALDLSNTFTLGSVLGFLTFGPMVDIKSTMMFLGVFKRRVVLYLILLPFLLNALIAIWINLNVRF; via the coding sequence GTGGATTTTGCGGATACCCTCATCGTCTTCAGCACGCGATTTCTGGGCATATTCATCGAAGCCGCGCCGTTTCTGCTGATCGGCACGCTGACCTCCGGTCTGATCGAGGCGTTTATCAGCCAGGACGATCTGATCCGAATCATCCCGCGCAACGTGGTCGCCGCGTCGATGGTCGGCGGGCTGATGGGCTTCGCCTTCCCGGTGTGCGAGTGCGGCGTCGTGCCCGTGACGCGGCGGCTGTACCGTAAGGGGCTGCCTGCGCCGGTCGGCATCGCGTTTCTGTTAGCGTCCCCTGTCGTAAACCCGATCGTGATCGCCAGCACCTATGCCGCCTTCCACGAGCGCGCGATCCAGATCGTCTATCTGCGCGTGATCGTGGCGCTGGTCGTGGCGGTGCTGATCGGCCTGCTGTTTGCGTTCCAGAAGCGCCCCGATCGCCTGCTGCGCGACGCGATCCCCGCGCTGGCTCCCGCCGCCGTGCCGGGCGGATTGGTGCTCGCGCCGTCTCTGGCGATAGCCGGAGCCGCCGCCGGAACTGCCGGATCGCTTGAGCTTGACGGCGAGCACGAGCCTCCCTACGAGCACGAGCACGCCCACGGCCACCACGCGTCCGGCGAGCGTATGAAGCTGGTGCCCGGCATCCGCTACGCGCTGACGCTGGCGGGCGAAGAGTTCTTCGAGATGGGCCGCTACCTGATCCTCGGCTCGCTGGTGGCCGCCAGCCTGCGCATCGCCATCAGCCAGGACCAGCTCGAAGCGCTGGCGACCGGCCCGGTGAGTTCCGTGCTGGTGATGCAGGCGCTGGCGTTCATCCTCTCCATTTGCAGCACGGCGGATGCGTTCGTCGCGCTGGACCTGTCGAACACGTTCACGCTCGGCTCGGTGCTGGGCTTTTTGACCTTCGGCCCGATGGTGGACATCAAAAGTACGATGATGTTCTTGGGCGTCTTCAAGCGGCGCGTCGTGCTCTACCTGATCCTGCTGCCATTTTTGCTCAACGCGCTGATCGCGATCTGGATCAATCTGAACGTGAGGTTTTGA
- a CDS encoding DapH/DapD/GlmU-related protein has translation MHPTERPPSSSGLSPAQAVRAVMQSPWIALYMLEAALWYPAIRLTFAGAGVRWGRRWQIFGRPVIQRHRQSTMILGDGLILRSTVRSNPLGAAHAVVLSTRRPGAVLRIGDNFGMTGGVIVAEERVEIGHNVMLGANCMIIDSDFHPLDPVQRRTNPMAGATAPIVIEDDVFVGTNTLVLKGVTIGAGSVIGAGSVVTRDVPPGVIAAGNPARVIRPLTLTDKA, from the coding sequence ATGCATCCAACGGAACGCCCCCCTTCGTCCAGCGGCCTCTCGCCCGCACAGGCCGTGCGCGCGGTGATGCAGTCGCCGTGGATCGCGCTCTACATGCTGGAGGCCGCGCTGTGGTATCCCGCGATCCGGCTGACCTTCGCCGGAGCCGGAGTGCGCTGGGGCCGCCGCTGGCAGATCTTCGGTAGGCCGGTGATTCAGCGCCACCGCCAGAGCACGATGATCCTGGGCGACGGGCTGATCCTGCGCTCGACGGTGCGCTCGAACCCGCTGGGCGCGGCGCACGCGGTCGTGCTCTCGACGCGGCGTCCCGGCGCGGTACTGCGCATCGGGGACAACTTCGGCATGACGGGCGGCGTGATCGTGGCCGAGGAACGCGTCGAGATCGGGCACAACGTCATGCTCGGCGCGAACTGCATGATCATCGATTCGGACTTTCACCCGCTCGATCCCGTTCAGCGCCGGACGAATCCGATGGCAGGTGCGACGGCTCCCATCGTGATCGAGGACGACGTGTTCGTCGGGACCAATACACTGGTGCTCAAAGGCGTCACGATTGGAGCCGGGAGCGTGATCGGGGCGGGCAGCGTGGTCACGCGCGACGTGCCGCCCGGTGTGATCGCGGCGGGCAACCCTGCGCGCGTGATCCGGCCCCTTACCCTCACGGACAAAGCTTGA
- a CDS encoding glycosyltransferase family 39 protein — protein MNDLVLRRAAPHTALRPNDLLPTPASQRIRRWLPGVAALLFAALLIFPGFAHLSIWLDEGWTIHAAQQPDVSSVMAFVEQDSFPPLDFYVLHGWQALLGPNLINFRIPGVWAMLLAVALTYRLALDCFGVRAAAAAALLLAASDIVLAFVPFARPYNFYLMLAALSTWTYWRFTRRYAASWGAGYVVSALLLIYTIYWGGFILIAHGLHALIYHRAALKRLIPVAAAVTLGFLPWLPQMIAQATGGSLGIGDSGGFLYAEPLNRDGLAIIAFQLFGVPEVLFAGLAAAGLVGTFAARRWREVLPSEATALAGLWLALPILLPVGSSLAGYNLLTYRPMIGLVPALVILIGHVLGQMRAWTYTLIAGLLLAVCLTTTGSTHPFHGPWWAVANTLRAEIAPQDALYIESDLHAYAIEEHARLADVPHSAVIRGLQIREDWAGETDQTVAERLAQVNSLWLVTYLNETYDPRPDLSALGFAQTTPDLDFGPFINHPITVARYARQPDPMLPWTFADSMQLAQADTIRDGDALHVDLTWFAAAQPAQDYTVAVYLMAADGFVAAQHDSYPLDGRAPTSGWQAGHLVFDRHTLDVGAIPPGEYQIAVRVYTWWDGAVQPVTPCETETCQDPVVVGTVMLD, from the coding sequence TTGAACGATCTGGTTCTCCGGCGCGCCGCGCCACACACTGCTCTCCGCCCCAATGACCTGCTGCCCACCCCCGCCTCCCAACGCATCCGCCGCTGGCTTCCCGGTGTGGCCGCGCTGCTCTTCGCCGCTTTGCTCATTTTTCCCGGCTTCGCGCACCTGTCGATCTGGCTCGACGAAGGCTGGACGATCCACGCCGCGCAGCAGCCGGACGTCTCCAGCGTGATGGCGTTTGTCGAGCAGGACAGCTTCCCGCCGCTGGATTTCTACGTGCTGCACGGCTGGCAGGCGCTGCTCGGCCCAAACCTCATTAACTTCCGCATTCCCGGCGTGTGGGCCATGCTGCTGGCGGTGGCGCTCACCTACCGGCTGGCGCTGGACTGCTTCGGCGTGCGCGCGGCTGCCGCCGCCGCGCTGCTGCTGGCTGCCAGTGACATCGTGCTGGCCTTCGTGCCCTTCGCCCGGCCCTATAATTTCTACCTGATGCTGGCCGCGCTCAGCACATGGACGTACTGGCGCTTCACGCGGCGCTATGCAGCGAGTTGGGGCGCGGGTTACGTCGTGAGCGCGCTGCTCCTGATCTACACGATCTATTGGGGCGGCTTCATCCTGATCGCGCATGGGCTGCACGCGCTGATCTATCACCGCGCCGCGCTCAAGCGCCTGATCCCGGTCGCCGCCGCCGTCACGCTTGGCTTCCTGCCCTGGCTGCCGCAGATGATCGCGCAGGCGACGGGCGGATCGCTCGGCATCGGGGATTCGGGCGGCTTCCTCTACGCGGAGCCGCTCAACCGCGACGGGCTGGCGATCATCGCCTTCCAGTTGTTCGGCGTGCCGGAGGTGCTGTTCGCCGGGTTAGCCGCCGCCGGGCTGGTTGGCACATTCGCCGCGCGGCGCTGGCGCGAGGTTTTGCCCAGCGAGGCAACCGCGCTGGCCGGGCTGTGGCTGGCGCTGCCCATCCTGCTGCCGGTCGGGTCTTCGCTGGCGGGCTACAACCTGCTGACCTACCGCCCCATGATCGGCCTCGTGCCCGCGCTCGTGATCCTGATCGGGCACGTGCTCGGCCAGATGCGCGCCTGGACCTATACGCTGATCGCCGGGCTGCTGCTGGCCGTGTGCCTGACCACGACCGGATCGACGCACCCGTTCCACGGCCCGTGGTGGGCTGTCGCGAACACGCTGCGCGCGGAGATCGCCCCCCAAGACGCGCTGTACATCGAGTCCGACCTGCACGCCTACGCCATCGAGGAGCACGCGCGCCTCGCGGATGTGCCGCACAGCGCCGTGATCCGGGGCCTGCAAATCCGCGAGGACTGGGCGGGCGAAACGGATCAGACGGTCGCGGAACGGCTGGCGCAGGTAAACAGCCTGTGGCTGGTGACGTACCTCAACGAAACCTACGATCCGCGCCCCGATCTATCCGCCCTCGGCTTCGCGCAGACGACGCCCGATCTCGACTTCGGCCCGTTCATCAACCACCCGATCACCGTGGCGCGTTACGCCCGCCAACCCGATCCCATGCTGCCGTGGACCTTCGCGGACAGTATGCAGCTCGCGCAGGCGGACACGATCCGCGACGGGGACGCGCTGCACGTGGACCTGACGTGGTTTGCAGCGGCGCAGCCCGCGCAGGATTACACCGTCGCGGTGTACCTGATGGCCGCCGACGGCTTCGTGGCCGCCCAGCACGACAGCTACCCGCTCGACGGGCGCGCGCCGACCTCCGGCTGGCAGGCGGGGCACCTCGTTTTCGACCGGCACACGCTCGACGTGGGCGCCATACCACCCGGCGAGTACCAGATCGCCGTGCGCGTTTATACGTGGTGGGATGGCGCGGTGCAGCCCGTCACCCCCTGCGAGACGGAGACGTGCCAGGATCCGGTCGTGGTGGGGACCGTGATGCTCGACTGA
- a CDS encoding TIGR03943 family putative permease subunit — protein MPKAQRWAQVIILAAMGVYFTYSLLTGNITNYIAQKFVWLTWIAAGLLFVLAALAAQSALREDAHDHDHDHDHGDHEENEHAHHHDHAHGTGIGAWVALGIVALPVLLGFAVPSSPLDSRAIEGDVSSDLGSITTGDAQVIGTAPLQRNVLEWIRAFNTTPALDSFNGQEANIAGFIYRNPAMDGTDQFMVARFVMSCCVADAQAIGLTVEWPGGADLAEDSWVQVRGTFQVQTTDGTTRPVLIAYDGSDGVTPIAQPEHPYLYP, from the coding sequence ATGCCAAAAGCACAGCGGTGGGCGCAGGTGATCATCCTCGCCGCGATGGGCGTCTACTTCACCTACAGCCTGCTGACCGGCAACATCACCAACTACATCGCGCAGAAATTCGTCTGGCTGACGTGGATCGCGGCGGGGCTGCTGTTCGTGCTGGCGGCGCTGGCCGCTCAGAGTGCGCTGCGCGAAGACGCGCACGACCACGATCACGACCATGATCACGGCGATCATGAGGAGAACGAACATGCCCACCACCACGATCACGCGCACGGCACTGGGATCGGCGCGTGGGTCGCGTTGGGCATCGTCGCGCTGCCCGTGCTGCTGGGCTTCGCCGTGCCGTCCAGCCCGCTCGATAGCCGCGCCATCGAGGGCGACGTCAGCAGCGATCTGGGCAGCATTACCACCGGCGACGCTCAAGTGATCGGTACGGCCCCCTTACAGCGCAACGTGCTGGAATGGATCCGCGCCTTCAACACCACCCCCGCCCTGGACAGCTTCAACGGTCAGGAAGCGAACATCGCCGGCTTCATCTACCGCAATCCCGCGATGGACGGCACGGATCAATTTATGGTCGCGCGCTTCGTGATGAGCTGCTGTGTCGCGGACGCGCAGGCCATCGGGCTGACGGTCGAATGGCCGGGCGGCGCGGATCTGGCTGAGGACAGTTGGGTCCAGGTGCGCGGCACGTTCCAGGTCCAAACAACAGACGGCACGACACGCCCAGTCTTGATCGCCTACGACGGCAGCGACGGCGTGACGCCCATCGCGCAGCCCGAACATCCCTACCTGTACCCGTAA
- a CDS encoding 2-oxoglutarate dehydrogenase E1 component, producing MDFWRDFPGPNAGYVLELYERYRDDPASVDAQTRAFFEHWTPPSNGHSAVPAVEKQAAVQAVDVDKIMGVVNLAQAIRGLGYLAGRLDPLGSPPPGDPALELEAHGLTERDLEDLPASLVGGPVGQSSSNAGEAIRTLRSIYSSTTGYDTDHITVPEERDWLRDAAERGTYRPPQMPIDEHALLERLTQVEGFEQFLHRTFPGKHRFSVEGLDVMIPMLDEVVCGAAGRGVRSVLIGMAHRGRLNVLAHILHKPYRQMLAEFKDPVAHRIFREDLGWTGDVKYHKGAFLSADQAELCDVAITLLPNPSHLELVNPLVEGMTRAAGSDVNRGGAPQFDPLVTLPVLIHGDAAFPGQGIVAETLNLSGLPGYWTGGTVHLIANNQLGYTAEPEDSRSTRYASTLAKGFRIPIVHVNADDPVACIEAARLAFAYRERFQRDFVIDLIGYRRYGHNEGDEPAFTQPLMYATIEQHPTVRALWAQTLVDRGALDDTEADALLAANRNTLQVVWETLDPVEDLAEPEPEPPPRGTASRVKTTVAVDLLQQLNETLLTLPDDFTMHRKLARALDRRREALKDVDAPVVDWATAEELALATILADGVAIRMTGEDTERGTFSQRHAVFHDVKTGATFTPLQALPQANAAFEIHDSPLSENAALGFEYGYNIQAPHRLVVWEAQYGDFINGAQPIIDEYISAARAKWGQTPSLVLLLPHGYEGAGPDHSSARLERFLALAAEKNMRIVNCTTAAQYFHVLRRQAALLEADPLPLIVMTPKSLLRHPLVSSSLRALAEGGWQPVIDDPLAQGRVGEVQRLFLCSGKIYVDLISGEQREQHPEVAIARVEQLYPFPADDVTRVLDCYPKLEEVVWVQEEPANMGAWPFMGYRLRKLIGGRWPLRYVGRTASSSPAEGSSAWHTRNQETLVKQAYDRGPDEIAHDFIIS from the coding sequence ATGGATTTCTGGCGTGACTTTCCAGGGCCGAACGCAGGCTACGTTTTAGAGCTGTACGAGCGCTACCGGGACGATCCCGCGTCGGTGGACGCGCAAACGCGCGCGTTTTTCGAGCACTGGACGCCGCCCTCGAACGGGCACAGCGCGGTCCCGGCGGTCGAAAAACAGGCGGCAGTCCAGGCCGTCGACGTGGACAAGATCATGGGTGTGGTCAACCTCGCCCAGGCGATTCGCGGCCTCGGCTATCTGGCCGGGCGGCTCGATCCGCTCGGCAGCCCGCCGCCCGGCGATCCGGCGCTGGAACTGGAGGCGCACGGCCTCACCGAGCGCGACCTGGAAGATCTGCCCGCCAGCCTCGTAGGCGGTCCGGTGGGGCAGTCGTCGAGCAACGCCGGCGAGGCGATTCGCACGCTGCGCAGTATCTACTCGTCCACCACCGGCTACGACACCGACCACATCACCGTGCCGGAGGAGCGCGACTGGCTGCGCGACGCCGCCGAACGCGGCACGTACCGCCCGCCGCAGATGCCCATCGACGAGCACGCGCTGCTCGAACGCCTGACGCAGGTTGAAGGCTTCGAGCAGTTTTTGCACCGCACCTTCCCCGGCAAGCACCGCTTCTCGGTCGAGGGGCTGGACGTGATGATCCCCATGCTGGACGAGGTGGTGTGCGGCGCGGCGGGACGCGGCGTGCGCAGCGTGCTGATCGGCATGGCGCATCGCGGGCGGCTGAACGTGCTGGCGCACATCCTGCACAAGCCTTACCGCCAGATGCTGGCCGAGTTCAAGGACCCGGTCGCCCACCGCATCTTCCGCGAGGACCTGGGCTGGACCGGCGACGTGAAGTATCACAAGGGTGCGTTCCTCAGCGCGGATCAGGCCGAGCTGTGCGACGTGGCGATCACGCTTTTGCCCAATCCCAGCCATCTGGAGCTGGTGAATCCGCTGGTGGAGGGTATGACGCGCGCGGCAGGCAGCGACGTGAATCGCGGCGGTGCGCCGCAGTTCGATCCGCTGGTGACGCTGCCGGTGCTCATTCACGGCGACGCGGCGTTCCCCGGCCAGGGCATCGTGGCCGAGACGCTCAATCTCTCCGGCCTGCCCGGTTACTGGACCGGCGGCACGGTGCACCTCATCGCCAACAACCAGCTTGGCTACACGGCGGAGCCGGAAGATTCACGCAGCACGCGCTACGCGAGCACCCTCGCCAAAGGCTTCCGCATCCCGATCGTACACGTCAACGCCGACGATCCGGTGGCGTGCATCGAGGCGGCGCGTTTGGCGTTCGCCTACCGCGAGCGCTTCCAGCGCGACTTCGTGATCGACCTGATCGGTTACCGGCGCTACGGGCACAACGAGGGTGACGAACCGGCTTTCACGCAGCCGCTCATGTACGCGACCATCGAGCAGCACCCGACCGTGCGCGCGCTGTGGGCGCAGACGCTGGTCGACCGGGGCGCGCTTGACGACACAGAGGCGGACGCGCTGTTGGCCGCTAACCGCAATACGCTCCAGGTGGTATGGGAGACGCTCGATCCGGTCGAGGATCTGGCCGAGCCGGAGCCGGAACCGCCGCCGCGCGGCACGGCCAGTCGCGTGAAGACGACCGTGGCCGTGGACCTGCTGCAGCAGTTGAACGAAACGTTGCTCACCCTGCCGGATGACTTCACGATGCACCGCAAGCTGGCGCGCGCGCTGGATCGCCGCCGGGAGGCGCTCAAAGACGTGGACGCGCCGGTCGTGGATTGGGCCACCGCCGAAGAACTGGCCCTGGCGACAATCCTGGCGGATGGCGTGGCGATCCGTATGACGGGCGAAGACACGGAGCGCGGCACGTTCAGCCAGCGGCACGCCGTCTTTCACGACGTGAAGACGGGCGCGACGTTCACGCCGCTGCAAGCGCTGCCCCAGGCCAACGCCGCTTTCGAGATCCACGACAGTCCCCTGTCGGAGAACGCGGCGCTCGGATTCGAGTACGGCTACAACATCCAGGCCCCGCACCGGCTGGTGGTGTGGGAGGCGCAGTACGGCGACTTCATCAATGGCGCACAGCCGATCATCGACGAGTACATCAGCGCGGCGCGCGCCAAGTGGGGGCAGACGCCGTCGCTGGTGCTGCTGCTGCCGCACGGTTACGAGGGGGCAGGGCCGGATCATTCCAGCGCGCGGCTGGAACGTTTCCTGGCGCTGGCCGCCGAAAAGAACATGCGCATCGTGAACTGCACCACGGCGGCGCAGTACTTCCATGTGCTGCGGCGGCAGGCCGCGCTGCTGGAAGCCGATCCCCTGCCGCTGATCGTCATGACGCCCAAAAGCCTGCTGCGTCACCCGCTCGTGTCATCGTCGCTGCGCGCGCTGGCCGAAGGCGGCTGGCAGCCTGTGATTGACGATCCGCTGGCGCAGGGTCGCGTGGGCGAGGTGCAGCGCCTGTTCCTGTGCAGCGGCAAGATTTACGTCGATCTCATCTCCGGCGAGCAACGCGAACAGCACCCAGAAGTGGCGATTGCCCGCGTGGAGCAGCTCTATCCGTTCCCCGCCGACGATGTGACGCGCGTGCTGGACTGCTACCCCAAGCTGGAAGAAGTGGTGTGGGTCCAGGAGGAACCGGCCAATATGGGCGCGTGGCCCTTCATGGGCTACCGGTTGCGCAAGCTGATCGGCGGGCGCTGGCCGCTGCGCTACGTGGGCCGCACCGCCAGCTCCAGCCCAGCGGAAGGCTCGTCGGCATGGCACACGCGCAACCAGGAGACGCTGGTCAAGCAGGCATACGATCGCGGCCCGGACGAGATCGCGCACGACTTTATCATTAGCTGA
- a CDS encoding Ig-like domain-containing protein — MTESQASSPRAGWLARLDLDRFDRLVWITIIGLILAIGAVALGGDRVGVYVAENGYEPMGAAGGSLPVRVRFSDDMNAESVAEHFHITPDVPGDLTWVSPSLMIFTPRQPWQAGETYTVTLDAGAQSARRGAVLHDPLTWSFTVRLPRAVYIAPSDAFTRNLYMTDLDTGDVFQLTTADYGIEDFAVSPNGSEIAYAQNNEDGTADLWVLNVLTNAPRQVTNCVDAVCRDPAWKPDGAVLAYQREELNTGLGTGVSPARVWLVDLNSLQTQLLFDDSQILGYDPTWDASGERIAVFDSTLPGIRVHDYARGSDTVIESMQGVVGAFSPGEDLLVYPVLVAGAIGQQFYTHLELADFDAGTTSPISGDAAAPVEDGSAIWSPDGTQLLVARRYLDGRYTPGKQLYLLDPATGDATPLVIDSTYNHAAMHFDASGTRIVFQRFALQDPDAQPEIWMLDLNTNAIRKLADNAFLPDWVP, encoded by the coding sequence ATGACCGAATCGCAGGCTTCTTCTCCGCGCGCGGGCTGGCTGGCGCGCCTCGACCTCGACCGCTTCGACCGGCTGGTGTGGATCACCATCATCGGGCTGATCCTGGCAATCGGCGCGGTGGCGCTGGGCGGGGATCGCGTGGGCGTCTACGTGGCCGAAAACGGCTACGAGCCGATGGGCGCAGCAGGCGGATCGCTGCCCGTGCGCGTGCGCTTCTCCGACGACATGAACGCCGAGTCCGTCGCGGAACACTTCCACATCACGCCGGACGTGCCCGGCGACCTGACGTGGGTTAGCCCCAGCCTGATGATCTTCACCCCGCGCCAGCCGTGGCAGGCGGGTGAAACGTATACCGTCACCCTCGACGCCGGGGCGCAGTCCGCGCGGCGCGGCGCCGTGCTGCACGATCCGCTGACGTGGAGCTTCACCGTGCGGCTGCCGCGCGCCGTGTACATCGCGCCCTCGGATGCCTTCACGCGCAACCTGTACATGACCGATCTCGATACGGGCGACGTCTTCCAGCTCACCACGGCGGACTACGGCATTGAGGACTTCGCCGTCAGCCCCAACGGGAGCGAGATCGCGTATGCGCAGAATAATGAAGATGGGACTGCCGATCTGTGGGTGCTGAACGTGCTAACCAACGCCCCGCGCCAGGTAACCAACTGCGTGGACGCCGTCTGCCGCGACCCGGCCTGGAAGCCGGACGGCGCGGTGCTGGCCTACCAGCGCGAGGAACTGAACACCGGCCTGGGGACCGGAGTCAGCCCGGCGCGGGTGTGGCTGGTGGATCTGAACTCGCTGCAAACGCAGCTTCTGTTCGACGACTCGCAGATCCTGGGCTATGACCCCACCTGGGACGCCAGCGGCGAGCGTATCGCCGTGTTCGATTCAACGCTGCCCGGCATCCGCGTGCACGACTACGCGCGCGGCAGCGACACGGTGATCGAGTCGATGCAGGGCGTCGTGGGCGCGTTTTCGCCCGGTGAGGACCTGTTGGTGTACCCGGTGCTGGTTGCCGGGGCGATCGGGCAGCAGTTTTACACGCACCTGGAACTGGCCGATTTCGACGCGGGCACGACCTCGCCCATCAGCGGCGACGCGGCGGCACCCGTCGAGGACGGCAGCGCGATCTGGTCACCAGACGGCACGCAGCTCCTGGTCGCGCGGCGCTACCTGGACGGGCGCTATACGCCGGGCAAGCAGCTTTACCTGCTCGATCCGGCCACGGGCGACGCGACGCCGCTGGTCATCGACAGTACGTACAACCACGCGGCGATGCACTTTGACGCGTCCGGCACGCGGATCGTGTTCCAGCGGTTCGCGCTGCAAGATCCCGACGCGCAGCCGGAAATCTGGATGCTCGACCTGAACACTAACGCGATCCGCAAGCTGGCAGACAATGCGTTCCTACCGGACTGGGTGCCGTGA
- a CDS encoding class I SAM-dependent methyltransferase: MEATYQQQLDGESALWGAVAAQQAAECPPEWRYHRQQRQNVIMHTTDIDGLLACIQPGMTALELGCNAGWLTLAMAQQGADALGLDISAPAIDIARAYYDTIRACVPGTARYEVADLNTLQLLPETYDVIAAKGVLHHLPDLDRVIAQVQCALKPGGLLWVSDTNGDESTTTALVAGALTLLLPTHVPYRDKLSGLLRFRGQAANRVKASIQADGLSPFEGAGREHNWLSMIEQYFTLEQRFDHPAVTGYVTAQLALPDRVAIPFLRVLYKADRALVKRGLLHNTGVVLWARKPAS, encoded by the coding sequence ATGGAGGCTACTTACCAGCAGCAGTTGGACGGCGAAAGCGCGCTGTGGGGTGCGGTTGCCGCGCAGCAGGCGGCGGAGTGCCCGCCGGAGTGGCGCTATCACCGCCAGCAGCGCCAGAACGTGATCATGCATACGACCGACATCGACGGCCTGTTGGCGTGCATTCAACCGGGCATGACCGCGCTGGAACTGGGTTGTAACGCGGGCTGGCTGACGCTGGCAATGGCGCAGCAGGGCGCGGACGCGCTCGGCCTGGACATCAGCGCCCCGGCGATTGACATCGCGCGCGCCTATTACGACACGATCCGCGCGTGCGTACCCGGCACGGCCCGATACGAGGTCGCGGACCTGAATACGCTCCAATTGCTGCCGGAGACATACGACGTGATCGCCGCCAAAGGCGTGCTGCACCACCTGCCCGACCTCGACCGCGTGATTGCGCAGGTACAGTGCGCGCTGAAGCCGGGCGGCCTGCTGTGGGTATCCGACACGAACGGCGACGAGTCCACGACCACCGCGCTGGTGGCCGGGGCGCTCACGCTGCTGCTGCCGACGCACGTCCCCTACCGCGACAAGCTCTCCGGCCTGCTGCGCTTCCGGGGGCAGGCGGCCAACCGCGTGAAGGCCAGCATCCAGGCGGACGGGTTATCGCCGTTCGAGGGCGCGGGCCGCGAGCACAACTGGCTGTCGATGATCGAGCAGTACTTCACCCTCGAGCAGCGCTTCGATCACCCGGCGGTGACGGGCTACGTCACGGCCCAGCTTGCCCTGCCGGACCGCGTCGCGATTCCGTTCCTGCGCGTGCTTTACAAGGCGGATCGCGCGCTGGTCAAACGCGGGCTGCTGCACAACACTGGTGTGGTGCTGTGGGCGCGCAAGCCCGCATCCTGA
- a CDS encoding ArnT family glycosyltransferase: MLKRLTPRHWLALILLVTLLGRVAFLVLFGDSLALNASGYDVYAVNVMDGRGYTRFDDRNGDSDLPPLYPYFLVTVYSTLGRDPIAVAAVQIVFDLITVTLLYLIGRRIAGEAVGLITAAFYGLYPYLLFQNLSVNDTGIFILLLTAGIWLAYRMRDTERWPYAIALGVAFGLAALTKTFVLLILPLLALWWWRSVGFRAALRTAILAGIAAVLVIAPWTIRNIRLQHAFVLISTNDGSNLHQGNNPCVADYLARGWDAQWVNCLGEQPEDLNEVEASAWHRDQAIDYLRDHSGDWPHLFFTKFWVLWSPVLMPYEIPPDADMDDDAVLEYHTASFEAARVLHVLTFAPLLLLGLIGWVLAARAHLPIAPLLAVMAAVTVAYLIFHPSTRYRAPADPFLFVLSAYAVVRIWMQASKRRTGISSMIKG, encoded by the coding sequence ATGCTCAAACGACTGACCCCGCGCCATTGGCTGGCGCTGATTCTGCTCGTGACTCTGTTGGGACGCGTGGCGTTCCTGGTGCTGTTCGGTGATTCGCTGGCGCTCAACGCCTCCGGGTACGATGTCTACGCCGTCAACGTGATGGACGGGCGCGGCTATACGCGCTTCGATGACCGGAACGGTGATTCGGACCTGCCGCCGCTGTACCCCTATTTCCTGGTGACGGTGTATTCCACGCTGGGCCGCGACCCGATCGCCGTGGCCGCCGTGCAGATTGTTTTCGACCTGATCACCGTTACACTGCTGTACCTGATCGGGCGGCGCATCGCCGGGGAAGCGGTGGGACTGATCACTGCCGCGTTCTACGGCCTCTATCCCTACCTGCTGTTCCAAAATCTGTCGGTGAACGACACCGGGATCTTCATCCTGCTGCTGACGGCGGGAATCTGGCTGGCGTATCGCATGCGCGACACAGAACGCTGGCCGTATGCCATTGCGCTGGGGGTGGCGTTCGGTCTGGCCGCGCTGACCAAAACGTTCGTGCTGCTGATCCTGCCGCTGCTGGCGCTGTGGTGGTGGCGCTCGGTGGGCTTCCGCGCGGCGCTGCGCACCGCGATCCTGGCCGGGATCGCGGCGGTGCTGGTGATCGCGCCGTGGACGATCCGCAACATCCGCTTGCAGCACGCCTTCGTGCTGATCAGCACCAACGACGGCAGCAACCTGCACCAGGGGAATAACCCGTGCGTGGCGGACTATCTGGCGCGCGGCTGGGACGCACAGTGGGTCAACTGCCTGGGCGAGCAGCCGGAAGACCTGAACGAGGTCGAGGCGAGCGCGTGGCACCGCGATCAGGCCATCGACTACCTGCGCGACCATTCCGGTGACTGGCCGCACCTGTTTTTCACGAAATTCTGGGTGCTGTGGAGTCCCGTCCTGATGCCGTATGAGATCCCGCCCGACGCCGACATGGACGACGACGCGGTGTTGGAATATCACACGGCTTCGTTCGAGGCGGCGCGCGTGCTGCATGTGCTGACCTTCGCGCCGCTGCTGCTGCTCGGTCTGATCGGGTGGGTGCTGGCGGCGCGCGCGCATCTGCCCATCGCGCCGCTGCTGGCGGTGATGGCCGCTGTCACGGTCGCCTACCTCATCTTCCACCCCTCGACGCGCTACCGTGCCCCCGCCGATCCGTTCCTGTTTGTGCTCTCCGCGTATGCCGTTGTGCGGATCTGGATGCAGGCCAGTAAGCGTAGAACTGGTATCTCAAGTATGATTAAAGGCTAG